One Streptomyces sp. RPA4-2 genomic window carries:
- a CDS encoding aspartate-semialdehyde dehydrogenase, protein MAERTGRPAEHSGFPGHSGHPGRLGRPTLAVVGATGAVGRVMLQILSQHADIWGEIRLLASPRSAGRKLAVRGEEVEVAALSEAALDGVDVAMFDVPDEVAAHWAPIAAAKGVIVVDNSGAFRMDPDVPLVVPEVNPHTTRMRPRGIIANPNCTTLSMIVALGALHAEFGLRELVVSSYQAVSGAGRAGVETLRQQLSLVAGTELGTNPGDVRRAVGDNTGPFPEPVALNVVPWAGSLREDGWSSEEMKVRDESRKILGLPHLPVAVTCVRVPVVTTHSLTVHARFEDTVTVARAREILATAPGVVLFDDPAAGEFPTPADVVGTDPTWVGRVRRALDDPTALELFVCGDNLRKGAALNTAQIAELVAAELSVRHPGKA, encoded by the coding sequence ATGGCCGAACGGACCGGGCGACCGGCTGAACACTCCGGATTCCCCGGTCACTCCGGCCACCCCGGACGCCTCGGACGTCCGACGCTCGCGGTCGTGGGTGCGACCGGGGCCGTCGGCCGCGTCATGCTCCAGATCCTGTCCCAGCACGCGGACATCTGGGGCGAGATCCGTCTGCTCGCCTCCCCGCGCTCGGCCGGCCGCAAGCTGGCCGTGCGCGGCGAGGAGGTCGAGGTGGCGGCACTGAGCGAGGCCGCCCTGGACGGGGTCGACGTCGCGATGTTCGACGTACCCGACGAGGTGGCCGCGCACTGGGCGCCGATCGCCGCCGCCAAGGGCGTGATCGTGGTGGACAACTCGGGCGCCTTCCGGATGGACCCGGACGTGCCCCTCGTCGTCCCCGAGGTCAATCCGCACACGACGCGGATGCGTCCGCGCGGGATCATCGCCAACCCGAACTGCACCACCCTCTCCATGATCGTGGCGCTCGGCGCGCTGCACGCCGAGTTCGGGCTGCGTGAGCTGGTGGTCTCCAGCTACCAGGCGGTGAGCGGCGCCGGGCGCGCCGGCGTCGAGACCCTGCGCCAGCAGCTGTCCCTGGTTGCCGGTACGGAACTGGGGACCAACCCCGGAGACGTACGCCGTGCAGTGGGGGACAACACCGGCCCGTTCCCGGAGCCGGTGGCGCTGAACGTCGTACCGTGGGCCGGGTCGCTGCGCGAGGACGGCTGGTCCTCGGAGGAGATGAAGGTGCGGGACGAGTCCCGCAAGATCCTCGGACTGCCCCACCTGCCGGTGGCCGTGACCTGCGTCCGCGTCCCGGTCGTCACCACGCACTCCCTCACCGTCCACGCCCGCTTCGAGGACACGGTCACGGTGGCGAGAGCACGGGAGATCCTGGCCACCGCGCCCGGGGTCGTCCTGTTCGACGATCCGGCGGCCGGGGAGTTCCCCACTCCCGCCGACGTCGTGGGTACCGACCCGACCTGGGTCGGCCGCGTCCGCCGGGCACTCGACGATCCGACCGCCCTCGAACTCTTCGTCTGCGGCGACAACCTCCGCAAGGGCGCCGCGCTCAACACGGCGCAGATCGCCGAGCTGGTGGCGGCGGAACTGTCGGTTCGTCACCCGGGGAAGGCGTGA
- a CDS encoding SigE family RNA polymerase sigma factor, whose product MAEVLEFTAVQTRGTALRPPRRLRSPGAPGGMPVIAPMPAARPARIPSQRDGAEESSTAAGTTVDHLTETYRAHYRSLLGLAALLLDDTASCEDVVQEAFIRVHSARKRVRDPEKTLAYLRQTVVNLSRSALRRRILGLKLLSKPMPDMASAEEGAYDLLERDALKKAMKGLQRRQREVLVLRYFADMTEAQVAETLGISLGSVKAYGSRGIAALRVAMEAPA is encoded by the coding sequence GTGGCAGAGGTACTCGAATTCACCGCGGTACAGACGAGGGGCACGGCCCTGCGTCCACCCCGCCGACTCCGCAGCCCCGGCGCGCCCGGCGGCATGCCGGTGATCGCGCCCATGCCCGCAGCGCGGCCCGCCCGCATACCGAGCCAGCGCGACGGCGCTGAGGAGAGCAGCACGGCCGCGGGCACGACGGTCGACCATCTGACCGAGACCTACCGCGCCCACTACCGGTCGCTCCTGGGTCTCGCGGCGCTCCTGCTCGACGACACCGCCTCCTGCGAGGACGTCGTCCAGGAGGCCTTCATCCGGGTGCACTCGGCGCGCAAGCGCGTCCGCGACCCGGAGAAGACGCTCGCCTATCTGCGCCAGACCGTCGTCAACCTCTCGCGGTCCGCCCTGCGCCGGCGCATCCTCGGCCTCAAGCTCCTCTCGAAGCCGATGCCGGACATGGCGAGCGCCGAGGAGGGCGCGTACGACCTGCTGGAGCGCGACGCGCTGAAGAAGGCCATGAAGGGCCTCCAGCGCCGTCAGCGCGAGGTCCTCGTGCTGCGCTACTTCGCGGACATGACCGAGGCGCAGGTCGCCGAGACCCTCGGGATATCGCTCGGCTCGGTCAAGGCGTACGGCTCGCGCGGCATCGCGGCGCTCCGTGTGGCCATGGAGGCCCCGGCATGA